A region from the Nocardia terpenica genome encodes:
- a CDS encoding helix-turn-helix domain-containing protein: MASSVQEARGALGKRLREIRRRSGMTGRELARRAGWHETKVSKIEYGVIRPSDADIRAYCLHSGANDQLEDLLATLHNIDSAYIEWRQALGAGMKHRQQQTLRLESRASVIRNWEPSIVSGLLQTADYATAIMKNVISFYGIPDDLDDAVAKRMERQRILYKRGKRFHILLGEQSLYTTLGDDQIMLGQLDRLYSVIGMASVMLGIVPRTAEGLVVVENFFMFDNRMVKVEGHTAGITITQPREIALYGRAFDTLARQSVTGEAARGLIRKAIDARAG; encoded by the coding sequence GTGGCCAGCTCGGTTCAGGAGGCCAGAGGAGCTCTCGGAAAACGACTCCGCGAAATACGGCGACGTAGCGGAATGACCGGCCGAGAGCTCGCCCGGCGGGCGGGATGGCATGAAACAAAGGTGTCGAAGATCGAATACGGGGTGATCCGACCGTCCGATGCCGATATACGAGCCTACTGTCTTCACTCCGGCGCGAATGATCAGCTGGAAGACCTGCTAGCGACCCTGCACAACATCGACTCCGCCTATATAGAATGGCGGCAAGCTCTCGGCGCGGGAATGAAACATCGGCAGCAACAAACGCTGCGACTGGAATCGCGAGCAAGCGTTATCCGAAACTGGGAGCCATCGATAGTATCCGGATTACTTCAAACGGCCGATTATGCCACTGCCATTATGAAGAACGTGATCTCCTTCTATGGGATTCCCGACGACTTGGACGATGCGGTTGCGAAGCGCATGGAGCGGCAGCGCATTCTTTATAAGCGCGGAAAGCGATTTCATATTCTGCTGGGCGAGCAATCGCTGTACACGACCTTGGGTGACGATCAGATTATGCTGGGCCAGCTGGACAGATTGTATTCGGTTATTGGAATGGCCAGTGTAATGTTGGGCATTGTGCCGCGTACCGCCGAAGGCTTGGTTGTGGTCGAGAACTTCTTTATGTTCGACAACCGTATGGTTAAAGTTGAAGGTCATACTGCGGGAATCACTATTACTCAGCCGCGAGAGATAGCCCTCTACGGCCGAGCATTCGATACGTTGGCACGTCAGTCCGTCACCGGCGAGGCCGCCCGAGGTCTGATCCGGAAGGCCATCGATGCAAGGGCTGGGTAG
- a CDS encoding DUF6879 family protein, which produces MQFRPNLEILAESQHEAFHLEVRDSYGVPSEDEPFQRFLNNEPFDYREWFRGWSGFVQELTARGVSFKRVRVITVPHSDYQRWSLVMAAFNVEAGEDIRYLPRHLAGDTPPDDWWLIDNKTVVFNLADKDGRSVGGSAVTTDHEIVSYCQSVRDRLWVLATPYPDYIRVTSQ; this is translated from the coding sequence GTGCAATTTCGACCGAATCTTGAAATTCTGGCAGAGTCGCAGCACGAGGCATTTCATCTGGAGGTTCGAGACTCGTACGGAGTGCCATCCGAGGACGAGCCGTTCCAGCGGTTTCTGAACAACGAACCGTTCGACTACCGGGAATGGTTCCGAGGCTGGTCCGGGTTCGTGCAGGAGTTGACGGCTCGTGGCGTGTCTTTCAAGCGGGTTCGGGTGATAACTGTTCCGCACAGCGACTATCAGCGCTGGTCTCTCGTTATGGCAGCGTTCAATGTGGAGGCTGGAGAGGATATCCGATACCTGCCTCGGCATCTCGCCGGAGATACGCCACCGGATGATTGGTGGCTGATCGACAATAAGACGGTTGTCTTCAACCTGGCGGATAAGGATGGTCGCTCGGTTGGCGGTTCGGCAGTAACGACAGATCATGAGATCGTGTCGTACTGCCAGAGCGTCAGAGATCGCCTCTGGGTGCTGGCAACGCCGTATCCGGACTATATACGGGTGACATCACAATAG
- a CDS encoding DUF1801 domain-containing protein yields MDEAVRRYRDEIAGPHQPLFDRLHRLILTTCPDAEVALSYGMPTYRVGTRRLNLGAWKHGLSLYVSPHRDGGFSTRHPELAAGKGTIKLTTEAAADISDKEFQDLIRAALGN; encoded by the coding sequence ATGGACGAAGCCGTACGCCGCTACCGCGACGAAATCGCCGGTCCCCACCAACCACTGTTCGACCGCCTCCATCGCCTGATCCTCACCACCTGCCCCGATGCCGAGGTGGCACTGTCCTACGGCATGCCGACCTACCGAGTCGGAACCCGCCGCCTCAATCTCGGCGCATGGAAACACGGCCTGTCGCTTTATGTTTCACCCCACCGTGACGGCGGCTTCTCCACGCGCCACCCCGAACTGGCCGCAGGAAAAGGCACCATCAAGCTGACGACCGAAGCTGCGGCTGACATCTCCGACAAGGAATTCCAGGACTTGATCCGTGCCGCGCTCGGCAACTGA
- a CDS encoding GNAT family N-acetyltransferase, which yields MQTTVRAAEACETGKLGQVLGRAFADDPIIGWLIPSETNRARRAAIMFTTMARHHYLRHGGADVACDETGEIVGAALWSPPGHWDIPLSELGRMLPGLTLSLRSRLLASARMSERMAQAHPTEPHWYLGFIGTLPKVRGQGVGHALLAARLTRCDELGAPTYLESSKPSNVPYYARYGFELTREVDVTGGGPPMWPMWRPPQD from the coding sequence GTGCAAACAACCGTGCGCGCGGCCGAGGCATGCGAGACGGGAAAGCTCGGCCAGGTCCTGGGCCGCGCCTTCGCCGACGACCCGATCATCGGGTGGCTCATACCTTCCGAGACCAACCGAGCCCGGCGCGCAGCAATCATGTTCACAACAATGGCCCGACACCACTACCTCCGACACGGCGGCGCAGATGTGGCATGCGACGAAACAGGCGAAATCGTCGGCGCCGCCCTATGGTCTCCCCCCGGCCACTGGGACATTCCCCTCTCCGAATTGGGCCGCATGCTGCCCGGCCTAACCCTGTCCCTCCGCTCCCGGCTGCTCGCGAGCGCCCGCATGTCGGAGCGTATGGCACAAGCACATCCGACAGAACCACACTGGTACCTGGGATTCATCGGCACCCTGCCCAAGGTGCGTGGCCAGGGAGTCGGACATGCCTTGCTCGCAGCACGACTCACCCGCTGCGACGAACTCGGCGCACCCACCTACCTGGAATCGAGCAAACCCTCGAACGTTCCGTACTACGCCCGCTACGGCTTCGAACTCACCCGCGAGGTCGATGTCACAGGGGGCGGACCGCCCATGTGGCCGATGTGGCGGCCGCCCCAGGACTGA
- a CDS encoding alpha/beta fold hydrolase, translating into MIASDVTFDGTWPFPALYTEAAGFRQHYIDVGPRGGEPIVLLHGEPTWGYLWRHLIEPLSRTHRVVVPDHMGFGKSETPADRGYLAAEHVDNLEALLVGELDLTGITLVMHDWGGPIGTGFALRHPDRTARLFATNTVVPLPVPGYGELMLANMKESYWFGWAAAAQADGTLEEVLGNAGASICHLMLALQTITHPEIINHTWMHAYADHFRTRADCRGVIRFPQQLVAPDPNDPVPPPPDPEAIATLRAKPAILVEGMHDTALLPRYIIPAFRLIYPEAPVIELPDAGHFTPEDAPAELLATLQLFLHTT; encoded by the coding sequence ATGTCGGCCCGCGCGGCGGCGAGCCGATCGTGCTGCTGCACGGCGAACCGACCTGGGGATACCTGTGGCGGCACCTGATCGAGCCGCTGTCGCGGACCCATCGCGTGGTGGTGCCCGACCACATGGGCTTCGGCAAGAGCGAGACGCCCGCCGACCGCGGCTATCTGGCCGCCGAGCACGTCGACAATCTCGAGGCCCTGCTGGTCGGCGAGCTCGACCTCACCGGCATCACCCTGGTCATGCACGACTGGGGCGGCCCGATCGGCACCGGATTCGCGCTGCGCCACCCCGACCGCACGGCTCGCCTCTTCGCCACCAACACCGTTGTGCCCCTACCGGTTCCCGGATACGGCGAACTCATGCTCGCCAATATGAAGGAGAGCTACTGGTTCGGGTGGGCCGCCGCCGCGCAGGCCGACGGCACCCTGGAGGAGGTCCTCGGCAATGCGGGCGCCAGCATCTGCCACCTCATGCTCGCCCTGCAAACCATCACCCACCCCGAAATCATCAACCACACCTGGATGCACGCCTACGCCGACCATTTCCGCACCCGAGCCGACTGCCGAGGCGTAATCCGCTTCCCCCAACAACTGGTAGCCCCCGACCCCAACGACCCCGTCCCCCCACCCCCCGACCCCGAAGCCATAGCCACCCTCCGCGCCAAACCCGCAATCCTGGTGGAAGGCATGCACGACACCGCCCTCCTACCCCGCTACATAATCCCCGCCTTCCGCCTGATCTACCCGGAAGCACCCGTTATTGAGCTTCCCGACGCGGGGCATTTCACGCCGGAAGATGCGCCCGCCGAACTACTCGCCACCCTCCAACTCTTCCTACACACCACCTGA
- a CDS encoding DUF6879 family protein, protein MLHVIGDEFRDMFRSCQRSAFHLEVQDIYETPEESEPFRRFLVGEPDDFAWLQSWLDLVREATDRGVLFTRVRVVTEPHVDYVRWSLAVSPLNIRAGEDIRYLPRRLVDLDELPADDYWLFDGNVVAYTLFRPDGTASGAAVTADPTQVEHCAATRDMVWRKAVPYSDYHRTDGAP, encoded by the coding sequence GTGCTTCATGTGATCGGTGATGAGTTCAGGGATATGTTCCGCTCGTGCCAGCGGTCGGCATTTCACCTCGAGGTGCAGGACATCTACGAAACCCCGGAGGAATCCGAACCGTTCCGTAGATTCTTGGTCGGCGAACCGGACGACTTCGCCTGGCTGCAATCCTGGTTGGATCTGGTGCGTGAGGCGACTGATCGAGGCGTGCTGTTCACTCGCGTCAGAGTCGTCACCGAGCCGCATGTCGACTACGTCCGCTGGAGTCTGGCCGTGTCGCCGCTGAATATTCGAGCAGGAGAGGACATTCGGTACCTGCCGCGGCGTCTGGTGGACCTGGATGAGCTTCCGGCGGACGACTACTGGTTGTTCGATGGCAACGTGGTCGCCTACACCCTGTTCCGTCCGGACGGAACAGCCTCGGGTGCGGCCGTGACAGCCGACCCGACGCAGGTGGAGCATTGCGCAGCGACCCGAGACATGGTGTGGCGGAAGGCGGTTCCGTATTCCGACTACCATCGGACCGATGGCGCTCCGTGA
- a CDS encoding WD40 repeat domain-containing protein, producing the protein MTDGTVQWDEQAVDFDWTVTDAVPRSLSGYFTAEPIWVDLSWARNSTQLSLRNSEFRSCTASLAAPVHGRSKRDIDSEDVRQQRILARLRNGAFAVILTLALVAAVGLWQAVQARNLADARTREAVAQRLLAESQAMIGSARPGGDVRAFKELLMSRSMSGGSTDYALIDALYKRSALESVVETPTTILQVVYRPDGKMVVTSGADDNSVRMWDVGTGRQVGELKGHTDTVGALAITGDGRRLVSGSGDGTIRIWDLDTRLQVGAAIQAGGPVAALALSPDGKLIMASEFDKAENSGVVKFWDIDSGKPTAELVDTSGTGTGSVAYSPDGRTIAFASSDSFVHVFDATTLTQTIQPLQVDRPAESVTFSPDGTHIAAGDEAHQVRVWEVSSGRETASFAVAQNSVRAVRFTPDGRRIITAAADDAVVVWDASTGQPIGLPFTGHNKPVNSIALSPDGQNLASGGDDKTLRFWTMSRLPLLGHQGETIAVAFSPDGKRIASVGPDGIRLWDTGTRTRISAPFTGHSGVVTSVAFSPDGRYLATGGVDQTVRLWDAGSGVEVGEPIPCQSAIFAVAFSRDGRRIATGGVDATVRLWDVASHTEIGAPMAGHTGSVWSVAFSPDGRLLASGGGGGIRMWDAMTGQQRGPALTDTHYALTSGDVLSVAFSPDSRHIVSGDSGSRIHQWDVTIGALIQPVITGHVAPVTSVTYTPNGRYIISGGKEGTIRLWDAATGQEIASPLVGHDLGVRSVAVDTAGTRIVSGGDDHAIFLWPIYFPPQPELLCRKLTSPISRQEWNSWTAPATIPYTDPCASSAAA; encoded by the coding sequence GTGACCGACGGCACGGTCCAATGGGACGAGCAGGCGGTCGATTTCGATTGGACGGTCACCGACGCGGTCCCGCGCAGTCTGTCCGGATACTTCACCGCCGAACCGATCTGGGTGGATCTGAGCTGGGCCCGCAACAGCACTCAGCTGTCGCTGCGAAACAGCGAATTCCGCTCGTGCACGGCCTCACTCGCCGCGCCGGTGCACGGGCGGTCCAAGCGAGATATCGATAGCGAAGACGTTCGCCAGCAACGGATTCTGGCGCGCCTGCGCAATGGTGCGTTCGCCGTGATCCTGACCCTCGCCCTCGTCGCCGCGGTCGGGCTGTGGCAGGCCGTGCAGGCGCGGAACCTGGCCGACGCCCGGACACGGGAGGCCGTGGCTCAGCGTCTGCTCGCCGAGAGTCAGGCGATGATTGGGAGTGCGCGGCCGGGGGGTGATGTTCGGGCGTTCAAGGAATTGCTCATGTCGCGGTCGATGAGCGGGGGTAGTACGGACTATGCGCTGATCGATGCGCTGTATAAGAGATCGGCACTCGAATCCGTCGTGGAGACGCCCACCACGATCCTTCAGGTGGTGTATCGGCCCGATGGGAAGATGGTGGTGACCAGCGGGGCCGATGACAACAGCGTCAGGATGTGGGATGTCGGCACGGGGCGGCAGGTCGGAGAACTGAAGGGGCACACCGATACCGTGGGCGCGTTGGCAATCACGGGCGACGGCAGGCGACTCGTGTCGGGTAGCGGCGATGGGACCATTCGGATCTGGGATCTCGATACGAGACTGCAAGTGGGAGCCGCGATTCAAGCGGGCGGGCCTGTGGCCGCACTGGCGCTGAGTCCCGACGGCAAGCTGATCATGGCGAGCGAATTCGACAAAGCGGAAAACAGTGGCGTGGTGAAGTTCTGGGACATCGACTCAGGAAAGCCGACCGCCGAACTGGTCGATACGAGCGGTACCGGAACAGGATCCGTCGCGTACAGCCCGGATGGGAGGACCATCGCATTCGCCAGCTCCGACAGCTTTGTTCATGTGTTCGACGCGACTACGCTCACGCAGACCATCCAGCCGCTACAGGTGGACAGACCGGCCGAGAGTGTCACGTTCAGTCCGGACGGAACCCATATCGCCGCGGGCGACGAGGCTCATCAGGTTCGTGTGTGGGAAGTTTCCAGCGGGCGTGAGACGGCGTCGTTCGCCGTGGCCCAGAACTCGGTGCGGGCGGTCCGTTTCACTCCGGACGGACGCCGCATCATCACCGCCGCGGCCGATGACGCCGTCGTCGTGTGGGACGCATCGACCGGGCAGCCGATCGGCCTGCCCTTCACCGGGCACAACAAACCCGTGAACAGCATCGCCCTCAGCCCGGACGGGCAAAACCTCGCATCCGGCGGCGACGACAAGACATTGCGCTTCTGGACCATGTCGAGGCTTCCGCTACTCGGGCACCAGGGTGAGACTATCGCAGTGGCATTCAGTCCGGACGGAAAGCGAATCGCATCGGTTGGCCCCGATGGAATTCGCCTGTGGGACACGGGTACTCGCACTCGGATCAGCGCGCCCTTCACCGGACATTCGGGAGTTGTCACGAGTGTCGCTTTCAGCCCGGACGGCCGCTATCTCGCGACCGGCGGCGTCGATCAGACCGTTCGACTATGGGATGCCGGATCGGGAGTCGAAGTGGGCGAACCGATCCCGTGCCAGAGCGCGATCTTTGCCGTTGCGTTCAGCCGTGACGGACGTCGTATCGCCACGGGCGGCGTGGATGCGACGGTCCGACTGTGGGATGTCGCTTCCCACACCGAAATTGGTGCCCCGATGGCCGGGCACACCGGGTCGGTGTGGTCCGTCGCCTTCAGCCCGGACGGAAGACTGCTGGCCTCGGGTGGCGGCGGTGGAATACGCATGTGGGACGCCATGACTGGACAGCAAAGAGGTCCGGCTCTCACCGATACACACTACGCACTCACCAGCGGCGATGTCCTGAGCGTCGCGTTCAGTCCCGACAGCAGACACATCGTGTCCGGCGACTCCGGTTCCAGGATCCATCAGTGGGATGTCACGATAGGAGCATTGATTCAGCCGGTCATAACCGGGCATGTGGCACCGGTAACCAGCGTCACCTACACGCCGAACGGACGGTACATCATTTCCGGAGGCAAGGAGGGAACGATTCGACTCTGGGACGCGGCAACCGGTCAGGAGATCGCCTCGCCACTGGTCGGACACGATCTGGGTGTGCGCAGCGTGGCCGTCGACACCGCCGGAACACGCATCGTATCGGGCGGCGACGACCACGCGATCTTCCTATGGCCCATCTACTTTCCGCCCCAACCCGAACTCCTGTGCCGAAAACTGACCTCCCCCATCAGCCGCCAGGAATGGAATTCCTGGACCGCCCCGGCAACCATTCCGTACACCGACCCCTGTGCCAGCAGCGCAGCGGCGTAG